The Synechocystis sp. PCC 7509 genome includes a window with the following:
- the recN gene encoding DNA repair protein RecN, giving the protein MLLSLSIENFALIDRLNLEFGEGLNVLTGETGAGKSIILDAIDAALGGKVSSRAIRTGSNRAIVEATFKLNRSLAAWLVEQEIELIDEETLVCSREMNASSGSLRSRTRVNGVLVNRQVMTQLRGLLVEITAQGQTVQVGQSAQVRQWLDLYGGEAHFKEREIVGKLFAEYQEAKTNLEKRRQGDRQRLQQLDLLKYQSQELGAASLSDPDEMEALEQESQRLSHVVELQQLSYKVYQAVYQNDNDGLAAADLLGNAEIVLTDMVQYDSQLQPLVDAIAEALATVGEVGRQIHVYGDALEADPQRLAEVEERIRELKQICRKYGPTLVEVIAYYDRIQTELAEIDGGEQSIEALEQKEKACYTKLMQTVDKLTKLRQATAFRMEEKLLIELKPLAMDKVKFQVAIEPTTVSAMGGNRITFLFSANPGEPLQPLTEVASGGEMSRFLLALKSCFSSLDPAGTLIFDEIDVGVSGKVANAIAEKLHQLSDRQQVLCVTHQPLIAAMADRHFRVDKLALDTSIDADTRTVVRVKALDNFATRREELATLASGESQTEAIAFADSLLVQAAHLRQTKLVK; this is encoded by the coding sequence ATGCTGCTATCTCTTTCAATTGAAAACTTTGCTTTGATCGATCGGCTAAATCTAGAGTTTGGCGAGGGTTTGAACGTGCTGACGGGGGAAACGGGGGCGGGAAAATCAATTATTTTAGATGCGATCGATGCAGCTTTGGGAGGTAAGGTTTCTAGCCGTGCTATCCGTACAGGCTCAAATCGAGCAATAGTAGAAGCTACTTTTAAGTTAAACCGCTCTTTGGCGGCGTGGTTGGTAGAGCAAGAAATTGAACTAATTGATGAAGAAACCCTAGTTTGCAGTCGAGAAATGAATGCTAGTAGTGGTAGTCTTCGCAGTCGCACTAGAGTAAACGGTGTATTAGTCAATCGTCAGGTAATGACGCAATTGCGCGGCTTATTAGTAGAAATTACCGCCCAAGGGCAAACAGTACAAGTTGGACAATCAGCACAAGTTAGGCAATGGTTGGATCTTTACGGTGGCGAGGCGCATTTTAAAGAGCGGGAAATTGTCGGAAAGCTGTTTGCAGAGTATCAAGAAGCGAAAACAAATTTGGAAAAACGCCGCCAGGGCGATCGCCAACGTTTGCAGCAATTAGACTTACTTAAGTATCAGTCGCAAGAATTAGGAGCGGCTTCTTTGAGCGATCCTGACGAAATGGAAGCTTTAGAACAAGAAAGTCAGCGTCTTAGTCATGTAGTGGAGTTGCAACAGTTAAGCTACAAGGTTTATCAAGCGGTATATCAAAACGATAACGATGGTTTGGCGGCGGCGGATTTGTTGGGAAATGCGGAAATAGTTTTAACCGACATGGTGCAATACGATTCTCAGTTGCAGCCGTTGGTAGATGCGATCGCCGAAGCGTTAGCTACAGTGGGAGAAGTAGGAAGACAAATACACGTTTACGGAGATGCTTTAGAAGCCGATCCGCAGCGTTTGGCAGAAGTTGAGGAGCGAATTCGTGAATTAAAACAAATTTGCCGTAAGTACGGGCCTACACTCGTAGAAGTCATCGCTTATTACGATCGCATTCAAACAGAATTAGCAGAAATAGACGGCGGCGAACAATCGATTGAAGCCTTGGAACAAAAGGAAAAAGCTTGTTATACCAAGCTGATGCAAACGGTAGATAAATTAACTAAACTCCGCCAAGCTACCGCCTTTCGGATGGAAGAAAAGCTACTAATTGAGCTTAAACCTTTGGCAATGGACAAGGTAAAGTTTCAAGTTGCGATTGAACCAACTACCGTTTCAGCGATGGGAGGAAACCGGATTACATTTTTATTTAGCGCTAATCCCGGCGAACCTTTGCAACCGCTTACTGAAGTTGCTTCTGGGGGAGAAATGAGCCGTTTTTTATTAGCTCTAAAATCTTGCTTTTCTAGCTTAGATCCGGCGGGAACTTTGATTTTTGATGAAATTGATGTAGGTGTATCGGGAAAAGTAGCTAATGCGATCGCCGAAAAGTTGCATCAATTAAGCGATCGCCAACAAGTATTATGCGTCACTCACCAGCCTTTAATTGCGGCTATGGCAGATCGTCATTTTCGCGTTGATAAACTAGCTCTTGATACTTCTATAGACGCGGATACTCGTACAGTGGTGCGTGTAAAAGCCTTAGATAACTTTGCCACTCGTCGGGAAGAATTAGCCACTTTAGCTAGTGGAGAATCTCAAACTGAGGCGATCGCTTTTGCTGATTCTTTACTCGTTCAAGCCGCCCATTTGCGCCAAACTAAGTTAGTCAAATAA
- a CDS encoding DUF2808 domain-containing protein, protein MLIRPKSLAAATLAIASVFVIIPEIARGVQLRDGTISFVQQPRLVEATTTLKDINAWGATYYFTINLPEKAGEPLQTVTFNQHEGVDNIRFDLEDTRAFVGTRRNKGENIALGSVTRDKKTRTVTVVFNPPITPGKTITIGLRPVQNPFSSGVYLFGVKAFPPGEKTAGQFMGYGRLQFYGDLFD, encoded by the coding sequence ATGCTAATCCGCCCCAAAAGTTTAGCTGCCGCAACCTTAGCAATTGCCAGTGTTTTCGTAATTATTCCCGAAATAGCACGAGGGGTACAGTTGAGAGATGGAACTATATCTTTTGTCCAACAACCCCGTTTAGTCGAAGCTACAACGACACTAAAAGACATCAATGCTTGGGGTGCAACCTACTATTTCACCATCAACTTACCGGAAAAAGCTGGAGAACCCTTGCAAACAGTTACGTTTAATCAGCATGAAGGGGTAGATAATATTCGTTTCGATCTTGAAGATACCCGCGCTTTTGTGGGGACGCGCCGAAATAAAGGAGAAAATATTGCTTTAGGTTCTGTAACTAGAGACAAAAAAACCCGCACTGTCACCGTAGTATTTAACCCGCCAATTACTCCAGGAAAAACAATTACAATTGGTTTGCGTCCGGTGCAAAATCCCTTCTCGTCGGGAGTTTACTTGTTTGGAGTTAAAGCTTTTCCTCCAGGTGAAAAAACGGCGGGGCAATTTATGGGTTATGGACGACTGCAATTTTACGGCGATTTATTTGACTAA
- a CDS encoding DUF4149 domain-containing protein, giving the protein MTAVSNLQLKTSPWQTIVLLTLSLWLGASLILDWVIMPSLYVSGMMTQAGFTSAGYLIFWNFNRIELVAAAVVLTGVLALNKTAFVSNSWRRGAVILSGMMLAVALTNAYFLTPQMCATGVQLNLFEAVEVPSTMNNLHVAYWLLEAIKLAIGGTLLGWCFRQQA; this is encoded by the coding sequence ATGACTGCTGTTTCTAACCTGCAATTAAAGACTTCGCCTTGGCAAACTATTGTCCTATTAACCTTGAGTTTATGGCTGGGTGCAAGCTTAATTTTAGACTGGGTAATTATGCCTAGTTTATATGTGTCAGGGATGATGACACAAGCGGGTTTTACTTCCGCAGGTTATCTAATTTTCTGGAATTTCAACCGGATTGAATTAGTAGCGGCGGCGGTAGTATTAACTGGCGTACTAGCTTTAAATAAAACAGCTTTTGTAAGCAATAGCTGGCGACGCGGTGCGGTGATTTTGTCAGGAATGATGTTAGCTGTAGCTTTAACCAATGCCTACTTTTTGACTCCGCAAATGTGCGCTACAGGAGTCCAGCTAAATTTGTTTGAAGCTGTTGAAGTTCCTAGCACAATGAACAACTTGCACGTTGCTTACTGGCTATTAGAAGCAATTAAGTTAGCTATAGGTGGTACGCTTTTGGGTTGGTGTTTTCGTCAACAAGCTTAA
- a CDS encoding DUF3288 family protein — protein sequence MSETENQDRQHPLHGRDRIIVNNLLISSPTDYNLAELARLRIRYNGFPGARDIQGDLDLVLQNWEITETQLFAKTRQIHANQPLYKGKANKGEDEDWS from the coding sequence ATGTCAGAAACGGAAAATCAAGATCGCCAACATCCTTTACACGGTCGCGATCGCATTATCGTTAACAATCTATTAATATCTTCGCCTACCGATTATAATCTGGCGGAGCTTGCCAGACTACGGATTCGTTACAATGGCTTTCCTGGCGCTAGAGATATTCAAGGGGATTTAGACCTAGTGTTGCAAAACTGGGAGATTACAGAAACCCAATTATTTGCTAAAACTCGTCAAATCCACGCTAACCAACCACTTTATAAAGGTAAAGCTAATAAGGGTGAAGACGAAGACTGGAGTTAA
- a CDS encoding LysR family transcriptional regulator: MSDLPFTLDQLRILKAIAAEGSFKRAADSLYVSQPAVSLQVQNLERQLDVPLFDRGGRRAQLTEAGYLLLSYGEKILTLCQETCRAIEDLQNLQGGTLIVGASQTTGTYLLPQMIGLFRQKYPDVAVQLHVHSTRRTAWSVANGQVDLAIIGGEVPSELQESLEIIPYAEDELALILPVFHPFAKLHTIQRDDLYKLQFIALDSQSTIRKVIDQVLTRCEIDTRRLKIEMELNSIEAIKNAVQSGLGAAFVSLSAIAKELQMNVLHCTPIEGVVVKRTLWLIFNPNRYRSKAAEAFSKEVLPQFATPGWNQEVLSVQPLITEAIGEISDRPISIAPQAEKTNI; this comes from the coding sequence ATGTCTGACCTTCCTTTCACTTTAGATCAGTTACGCATCCTGAAAGCGATCGCGGCAGAAGGAAGCTTTAAGCGTGCCGCAGATAGTTTGTACGTTTCTCAACCTGCTGTTAGCCTCCAAGTTCAAAACTTAGAAAGGCAATTAGATGTGCCTTTATTTGATCGCGGTGGACGACGCGCTCAATTAACCGAAGCAGGTTATCTTTTGCTAAGTTATGGCGAAAAAATCCTGACTTTGTGTCAAGAAACTTGCCGCGCCATTGAAGACTTACAAAATCTTCAAGGTGGAACGTTAATTGTCGGCGCGTCTCAAACTACTGGAACTTATCTTTTGCCGCAGATGATTGGCTTATTTCGGCAAAAATACCCTGATGTTGCCGTCCAGTTACACGTTCACTCTACCCGCCGCACAGCTTGGAGTGTCGCCAACGGACAGGTGGATTTAGCAATTATTGGTGGTGAAGTACCTAGCGAATTGCAAGAATCTTTAGAGATTATTCCCTACGCGGAAGATGAATTAGCGCTGATTTTACCTGTTTTTCATCCCTTTGCTAAACTGCACACAATTCAAAGAGACGATTTATATAAATTACAATTTATTGCTCTCGATTCTCAATCGACAATTCGTAAAGTTATCGATCAAGTATTGACTCGCTGTGAAATTGATACGCGCCGCTTGAAAATAGAAATGGAACTCAATTCAATTGAAGCAATCAAAAATGCCGTGCAGTCAGGGTTAGGAGCAGCTTTTGTGTCGCTAAGTGCGATCGCTAAAGAATTACAAATGAACGTCCTCCACTGCACTCCGATTGAAGGAGTTGTAGTCAAACGGACGCTATGGCTAATTTTCAACCCCAATCGTTATCGCTCAAAAGCGGCGGAAGCTTTTAGCAAAGAAGTTTTACCCCAATTTGCTACCCCAGGATGGAATCAAGAGGTTCTATCCGTCCAACCATTAATTACTGAAGCTATTGGAGAAATAAGCGATCGCCCAATTTCCATAGCACCCCAAGCTGAGAAAACAAATATTTAG
- a CDS encoding serine/threonine-protein kinase, whose protein sequence is MEVYCTRSSCPRPQNNFADLDDGATLKTTQQKYCTTCGMPLILVGRYLPLKLLGRGGFGAAFLARDRYTPGFRKCVVKQFKPSGDLTPEQLQTAHQLFEREAEVLELIGNQNNQIPDLFAFFDLTVPSLQPSKQEQFFYLVQEFIDGKNLEEELQEKGKFSEAEVQEVLLEVLKVLKFVHDSGSIHRDIKPSNIMRHKNGRLYLLDFGAVKQVASTATSKASTGIYSLGFAPPEQMSGKQVYPSTDLYALAVTCVMLLTGKDAADLFDNYSNQWSWQKEVKISPTLENVLNKMLIAAPNQRFQSAQEVLDALAIIPVPQTPPPSPRAKPNPSLTNIPNSAPIVSTTPVAPAVRQQSHPTFSTWELLINGAFTGFEGSLIAIALASLLGTTLMTTGAWLVVLGGLIFVQWRRWIEGKDLLIIAGLTLALILFLPGLHKKIVSSLPGIGTWQTVLILAIVAGLGAIAVTALYKLIYKLLARFIR, encoded by the coding sequence ATGGAAGTCTATTGCACTCGTTCAAGTTGTCCCCGTCCGCAAAATAATTTTGCCGATTTAGATGATGGTGCAACCTTAAAGACGACACAGCAAAAGTACTGTACTACTTGCGGAATGCCATTGATTTTAGTAGGGCGCTACTTACCACTAAAATTGTTAGGACGGGGAGGATTTGGGGCGGCTTTTTTGGCGCGCGATCGCTATACTCCAGGTTTCCGTAAGTGCGTAGTCAAGCAATTCAAACCCTCTGGCGATTTAACCCCAGAGCAATTACAAACAGCCCACCAACTATTTGAACGCGAAGCGGAAGTTTTAGAACTAATTGGCAATCAAAATAATCAAATCCCCGACTTATTTGCGTTTTTTGATTTAACTGTTCCCAGTCTTCAACCTTCCAAACAAGAGCAATTTTTTTATTTAGTTCAAGAATTTATTGATGGCAAAAACTTAGAAGAAGAACTACAGGAAAAAGGCAAGTTTTCCGAAGCTGAGGTACAAGAAGTATTACTAGAAGTTCTCAAAGTTTTAAAATTTGTCCACGATAGCGGCTCGATTCATCGAGATATCAAACCTTCCAATATTATGCGCCACAAAAACGGGCGCTTGTATTTATTAGATTTTGGTGCAGTTAAACAAGTAGCCAGCACCGCCACTAGCAAGGCTTCCACAGGCATTTATTCCCTGGGATTTGCCCCCCCAGAACAAATGTCTGGCAAGCAAGTTTATCCATCTACCGATTTATATGCTTTGGCGGTTACTTGTGTAATGTTGCTGACAGGTAAAGACGCAGCCGATTTGTTTGATAACTATAGCAATCAATGGAGTTGGCAAAAAGAAGTCAAGATTAGTCCAACGCTAGAAAATGTACTAAATAAAATGTTGATAGCAGCTCCAAATCAACGCTTTCAATCGGCGCAAGAAGTATTGGATGCTCTAGCTATAATTCCTGTCCCACAAACACCGCCACCTAGTCCTAGGGCAAAGCCTAACCCATCTTTAACTAATATTCCGAATTCTGCCCCGATTGTTTCTACTACTCCTGTTGCTCCTGCTGTCAGGCAGCAATCGCATCCCACTTTTTCAACCTGGGAATTATTAATCAATGGCGCTTTTACTGGCTTTGAGGGGAGTTTAATTGCGATCGCCTTAGCGAGTCTTTTAGGTACAACTTTAATGACTACCGGAGCGTGGCTAGTTGTGTTGGGAGGACTAATTTTTGTCCAATGGCGACGCTGGATTGAGGGCAAAGATTTATTAATTATTGCGGGTCTTACCTTAGCCCTAATATTATTCTTGCCCGGATTGCACAAAAAAATTGTTAGTAGTTTGCCAGGAATTGGAACTTGGCAAACGGTATTAATATTAGCGATAGTTGCAGGCTTGGGTGCGATCGCTGTAACGGCACTATATAAATTAATCTACAAGTTACTTGCTCGATTTATTCGCTAA
- a CDS encoding PstS family phosphate ABC transporter substrate-binding protein translates to MSERNETTILVLALLTTLGLVGGAIWWFTQDRIKLTDLTKNQTEPNTFAQVTNLPTGLFSYGGSTTWASIRGIVDPAIEIVHPEFRLRYTNPTSGTPGSGSGIKMLLDGQLAFAQSSRSIKEQELNRATARGFELKAIPVAIDGIAIAVHPNLNISGLTLGQLQEIYTGKLTNWQQLGGIDLPIVPYSRQLNEGGTTEFFAENVLNGADFGRNVQFSDTTTQALRAVAANPGGIYYASAPEIVSQCTVKPLPLGRKATELIAPYQQPFIALSQCPSQRNQVNTAAFQSGDYPITRRLFVIVKLDGNADQQAGEAYAKLLLTSQGQQLIAKAGFVSIR, encoded by the coding sequence ATGTCCGAAAGAAACGAAACCACTATTTTAGTTCTAGCTTTACTAACTACATTAGGTTTGGTAGGTGGCGCGATCTGGTGGTTTACTCAAGATAGGATCAAACTAACTGATTTAACTAAAAATCAAACTGAGCCAAATACTTTTGCCCAAGTAACCAATCTTCCTACGGGGCTATTTAGTTATGGTGGTAGTACAACTTGGGCCTCCATTCGGGGTATTGTCGATCCAGCAATTGAAATTGTCCATCCTGAATTTCGGCTGCGCTATACCAACCCCACCTCTGGAACTCCTGGTTCTGGTAGTGGGATCAAGATGTTATTAGATGGTCAATTAGCCTTTGCTCAATCTTCACGCTCAATTAAAGAGCAAGAGTTAAACCGCGCCACTGCTAGAGGCTTTGAGCTTAAAGCCATACCTGTTGCCATTGATGGTATTGCGATCGCCGTTCACCCAAATTTAAACATTTCTGGTCTGACTCTAGGGCAATTACAAGAAATTTATACGGGTAAATTAACTAATTGGCAACAATTAGGAGGTATAGATTTACCCATTGTTCCTTATTCGCGCCAACTCAATGAAGGCGGGACTACTGAATTTTTTGCCGAAAATGTTTTAAACGGGGCAGATTTTGGTCGCAACGTCCAGTTTAGCGACACAACTACCCAAGCTTTGAGAGCCGTAGCAGCAAATCCCGGCGGTATTTATTATGCTTCCGCTCCCGAAATTGTCAGCCAATGTACTGTAAAACCCTTACCATTGGGTCGTAAAGCTACAGAACTTATTGCGCCTTATCAACAGCCATTTATTGCCCTTTCTCAGTGTCCCAGCCAACGCAATCAAGTAAATACCGCAGCCTTTCAAAGCGGTGATTATCCAATTACTCGTCGCTTATTTGTAATTGTCAAACTTGATGGCAACGCCGACCAGCAAGCCGGAGAAGCTTATGCTAAGTTACTTTTGACTTCCCAAGGTCAACAATTAATTGCTAAAGCTGGATTTGTTAGTATTCGCTAA
- a CDS encoding phosphate ABC transporter substrate-binding protein, which yields MSQKNETPLLIVALLITVGLVGGAIWWFMRSGINLTATNNNRPTPTNNQPEAPLNASSDRDFASVQKVPSGLFNYGGSTSWAPIRLRVDSAIQAARPEFRLRYVTSTGVAPGSSTGIKMLIDGKLDFAQSSRSLRDEELSSAQQRGFKLQQTPIAIDGLAVAVNPSLNISGLTIDQLRSIYTGKVTNWQQVGGPNVAIQPYSRPANDGGTVELFVQDVLGNQKFAANVQFVATTTQALQKLASSPGGIYYASAPEVVPQCTIKPIALGRKANELVPPFQEPFVPLSQCPSQRNQLNTEAFQSGAYPITRNLFAIIKQNGQTEQLAGDAYVNFLLSNQGQELISQSGFVRIR from the coding sequence ATGTCTCAAAAAAATGAAACTCCGCTTTTGATTGTGGCTTTATTAATTACTGTGGGGCTAGTCGGGGGGGCAATATGGTGGTTTATGCGATCGGGGATTAACTTAACGGCAACTAATAATAATCGCCCTACTCCTACCAATAACCAGCCAGAAGCTCCTCTCAATGCTAGTAGCGATCGCGATTTTGCCTCCGTACAAAAAGTTCCTAGTGGCTTATTTAATTATGGTGGTAGCACTTCTTGGGCCCCTATCCGTTTGCGAGTAGATTCAGCAATTCAAGCGGCGCGTCCTGAATTTCGCTTGCGGTACGTTACCTCCACCGGAGTTGCACCAGGATCATCCACGGGAATTAAAATGTTAATTGATGGCAAGCTAGACTTTGCTCAATCATCCCGGAGTCTCCGAGACGAGGAGTTAAGCAGCGCTCAACAGCGAGGGTTTAAGCTACAACAAACTCCTATTGCTATTGATGGTCTAGCAGTGGCGGTCAATCCCAGCTTAAATATTTCTGGACTGACGATAGACCAACTTCGGTCTATTTATACAGGCAAGGTAACTAACTGGCAACAAGTCGGTGGACCAAATGTGGCGATTCAACCTTATTCGCGTCCTGCTAATGATGGCGGTACGGTAGAGCTTTTTGTTCAAGATGTTTTGGGGAACCAAAAGTTTGCCGCCAACGTCCAATTTGTTGCTACTACTACTCAAGCGTTGCAAAAACTAGCTAGTAGCCCTGGAGGAATTTACTATGCCTCCGCCCCCGAAGTTGTTCCTCAATGTACGATTAAGCCGATAGCCCTAGGGCGCAAAGCTAACGAATTAGTCCCTCCTTTTCAAGAACCTTTTGTGCCGTTGTCTCAATGCCCCAGCCAGCGCAATCAATTAAATACCGAGGCTTTTCAATCGGGAGCATACCCCATTACGCGGAATTTATTTGCGATCATCAAACAAAACGGTCAAACCGAGCAGTTGGCTGGGGATGCCTACGTCAATTTTCTGCTCTCAAATCAAGGGCAAGAATTAATTAGTCAAAGTGGGTTTGTCAGAATTCGCTAA